The Coccinella septempunctata chromosome 9, icCocSept1.1, whole genome shotgun sequence genomic interval CAGAACCCGTTCTTTCAAAACATGGCAGCCCTGCTTTACTCCACACCCCCCGGTCAGCCTCCGTGGGGACCACAGTTGAGCAACAAGGCGGTGGCGTCCATGTGGATGAACGCCGATGCCAAACCGATGCATcaccaagaagaagaagaggtgAGAATGGCTCTGCCACTTTTAAGTAAGGTTATAACGGAAGATTTCATTGatgaaaccttttttttttaggTCGATGACGAGGAACTTGGAGTGGCAGAAACCTATGCGGATTACATGCCTTCGAAATTGAAACTGGGCAGGAAACATCCCGATCCAGTTGTCGAGACTGCTTCCTTATCATCCGTTGCCCCAGCTGACGTCTGGTACAAGCTGTCCATACCTGACGAGACCATACGAACTGGGGCCCTTTCCGCTTTGCAGTTGGAGAGTATAACCTACGCCTCCCAAGCACACGAACATATCCTTCCAGATGGCACAAGGGCTGGGTTTCTCATAGGTAAACTAGCCTAAATGCCGAATATTGAGAAAATGTTCAATGTGGACTTGTTTAGGTGATGGGGCCGGTGTGGGTAAGGGTCGTACCATAGCCGGTATAATATTCGAGAACTACATGAAGGGACGCAAGAGGGCCATCTGGGTGTCCGTCTCCAACGACCTCAAATACGACGCCGAGAGGGATCTGAAGGACATAGGGGCGGGGAAGATTCAGGTTCATCCCTTGAATAAGTTCAAGTACGCCAAGATATCGTCAGCGATCAACGGGAACGTCAAGAAGGGCGTTATATTCAGCACTTATTCAGCCTTGATCGGTGAGAGTAACTCTGCGGGTGGTAAATACAAGAGCAGGCTGAAGCAGCTGCTGCAGTGGTGCGGACAGGATTTCGATGGTCTGATAGTGTTCGACGAGTGTCACAGGGCGAAGAATCTGTGCCCTGTCGGTTCCTCCAAGCCCACGAAGACAGGTAAGCTATGTCGACTGCTTGAAATATGGCctttttttagtgatttttCCTTAGGTTTGACTGTATTGGAGCTCCAGAACAAGCTGCCGAAGGCTCGTGTGATCTACGCGTCGGCTACTGGAGCCTCCGAGCCCAGGAATATGGCTTATATGGTCAGGTTGGGGATGTGGGGCGAAGGTACCCCGTTcaaggaattttcagattttatatCTGCTGTAGAGAAGAGGGGTGTTGGAGCTATGGAGATCGTTGCCATGGATATGAAATTGAGAGGTTAGTGACGCTCTGTGGTCCCTCGATCATAGAGTGGCGATTTTGCCCATCGATCGGGAGTTTTTCTTCTATGACACCTTCGTGACCATTCAAACACGAAGGGTGTATTGTTGGTTGCCGTCCATTCGTATTCAGGCGGAGCTTCTAACGATAAAGTATCGGACTAAGTTAATATCTGtgaatttcaaaaatgttttaacaATATTGGAGCGATTGAATTTCTGGCTGTTAACCAGAAAAATTTCTCATCTGCTAGgaacaattttttgtttttcggcacatacagggtgagtttttgacttgaTAGGAGATTgaaggtcgtattaggatctatttcaataataatttttaatttttgtcctaactttatcattttgaaagttctgCATTGGTGATTtatggtgaaacgcttcattttgaccagttctaccttcttttcaaagcctcacctttaaatacaccctgtaagTACCAATCAAAGACTCCCCCTGTATAATCCATTAACTTCTACAAAAGTAGTCGTTTGGCCTTGAAAATTTGACGTATGCCACCGTTTTTAGATGGATAATGCGAAGTTTTTAGGCTTGTCAAAACAAGGCGCCATCTACCGAAGTTAAACTGAGGCATTGGCCCAAATATCGTCTGAACGATCTAACTTTTTCCCGTCTCCGCAGGCATGTACATAGCGAGGCAGCTCAGTTTCCACGGCGTGGCCTTCAAGATCGAGGAGGTGCCCCTGTCCAAGGAGTTCGAGAAGGTGTACGACGCGAGCGTGAAGCTGTGGGTGGAGGCGATGCAGCGCTTCCACGAGGCGGCCGAACTGGTCGACGCGGAGAACAGGATGCGCAAGACGATGTGGGGCCAGTTCTGGTCGGCGCATCAGCGTTTCTTCAAGTATCTGTGCATAGCGGCCAAGGTGCCGCACGCGGTCTCGGTCGCGCACGAGGCCATCAAGTGCGGCAAGTGCGTCGTCATCGGTCTGCAGAGCACCGGCGAGGCCAGGACGCTGGAGCAGTTGGAGAGGGACGAGGGGGAGTTGACCGATTTCGTGTCCACGGCTAAAGGTAAGGTCGAAAATTGCCTATGTAGAGGGCTGGCGGTGCTGTAACCCGTGGAATTTCGACgaaagttctttgaatttcaagGGAGGGGCTGTGGGAGGTGACTCCGGcttaaacatatggctggacggtgaatggttcagtacatctgagtctatctgattagttgcatcgggtcgcttgaaaaaattgttgtatcgtgggATTTGGGGTGAAAACAATGTGGAAGTTTGAGAGAGTTTATAAAAAGTGCTCATGTTGACTAAGTggtattattgttaccctatttcaccccatttttactacgattgttggagggttcgaacaagaTGAAGATTGAGACAGAGAGAGAAActaaatttattgatttgacaATCAAGCGGCCAGTTAAATACAGTATTGTTTCACAAAAATTGCACATGAAGCTTATTGAAAACTATTGGGAGGTAATAATTATTGTTATGGTAATGATTTCAGATGTTCGAAAAGTGGTAAAGCTGGCAACTTTACCTTTCGTGCAAACTCTCTATTTTAGTGGTGTATCCATGGCTTGATTTTGCTGATGTGAAAGATGAAGATTGTGATGAACATTgtggaaaaatttttgaataatttagacgaattgtATTCCTGggattttgaactaatattctattttttttactctcggtcctaagtatttttctgttagttggtatcgaaatgagccaacttttgaattattaaaaaaagatgagaaaaattcggcaatcttaagtttccattttcattcccacTAAAAATCTAACGCAACAATGTCCTAAACAAAAGCATATGGTTGTGTCATTCATCACGAGATAAAATATTTCTCATTGTCTTGCGATAAatcagataacaaatgatctagggtctatttcagtaatcattctcaattttttttccaactttgttgttttgaaagttttgtatgggtGATTTTCGGTGAAacacttcattttgaccagttctgtctgttaaaaaaaaagcctcacccttaatacaccctgtattcgTTGATGGACGGTTACCATTGTTGAAAATTGGTACAACTTTTCCCCTTGGACACAATGAACAGCTGGATATAAATTTCTAACTTTTTCAGGAGTTTTTCAAACTTTGGTGGAGAAACACTTCCCTGCACCGGACAGAAACAGGATACACAGGTTATTAGGGTTGGAACCCCCTGcttctaattcgaaaaaatcatcaaacgGAGTCCACGATGAAGGTAACACCTCGACTAACAGTGGCAAAAGGAAACCAAGTAAGTTTGGATCAAACATCTCCAAAGATATAAATGTCTGACCCATTATTAGGCAAGTGGACTACTTTTTATTCTCTCTATTCttacaaaaacaaattttcacCAACGTTTCGGCAGCATTCGTGCCTATATCAAGGCTCCAAAATGAACAAGACAGAACTGCACAAATTTAAAATTCTCATAAATAAAAACACACAAAGGACATAATGAACACAACTAAAAACAACATGAATCAATGCTACAATTGTCAAAAGACTACTCTCTTTGATTTATGTTGTGTTCATTATGTCCTTTGTGTATTTTTATTCATGAGAATTTTAAATTTGTGCAGTTCTGTTGATACGTTTTGTTCATTTTGGAGCCTTGATAAAGGCACGAATGCTGCTaaatgtgaaattttgtgtGTAAGAATTGGGAGAATAAAAAGTAGTCCATTTGCCTTTTAATTGAATCTATTCAATCATGAATGAAAGTTGtgattttaacagtatattcttgaggtcaaaagaaacacttttctctcttacctttttttctgattcatcaaataaatgaaaagctataatctgaaattcattcaattcgataaaactgtttatgagagatctaaaaaacattttttcaacagcctgtatctttcaaaccaagccgtttcaagaaaaatagtatacgaaaaaagtatttctttcaacctcgagaatctactgttgaaatatttgtacgaatcaaagactcacctcgTATATTATGTCGAAATAACCTTTCGCAGCCTAAAAGTTTCtcgatttcattaatttttttttgtagtgaGGCAGGCCGCCGCCAGGGCGGTCAAGAGGAACAAGTGGTCGACCTCAGACAGCGAGAACGACTCGGAGAAGAGCACCGACTCCGAGTTCAAGATGACGGACAACGAGAGCGAGATCTCGGAGGAACATTCCGACTCTGCACAGAGCAGCGATTTCAACCCCTTCATATCGGACAGCGACTCGGACAACGACCCGTGGAGCAGGACGAAGAAGAAGGGTAAGAAGACGAAGAAGGTGGCCAAGAAACGACCCTCGACCCAGGATAAGCTCTCCATGATGATCACGGAGAAAAATAATAAAGGTAGGTCTGGTTGTGTCCGAGGATTCGGTTCTGTTATTGTGTGAAGTGTCTTTGTTGGAGTTGCAGTGAAAAGTGtgaaaaattcgtttttttttattcgtttaAAGCCAAAAGTAACGGTGCAGGATTCACCGGAGCCCCACCGAAAGATGCCATAGAGAGAGCGTGCTCGATGAAGGAGGAACTGTTGAATAAAATCGAAAGACTGGGCGATAAATTGCCACCGAACACTCTGGATCAGCTGATAGACGAGCTGGGTGGTCCAGAGAACGTAGCTGAAATGACAGGGAGGAAAGGTGAGGAAAAATTGACCGTTAACCCTTTAAAAATAAtgctaaaaatattttattctatcCCCGATAAGATCTTACTAACAGTGGGACAATTATATGAACTGATTTCATTCATATTTAAGTTTTCGTTGAGTGGGAGGAGAAAAAGGGGGACCAAAAATGTTCCCCTGTGGAACCCCGTCCCTCTCCCACTGCCCTCTAGGTTTTTGAGACTCGCGTTTTTTCGTTAATCTgttttttttcctcaattttgttTCCCAAACGACATTTTcgtctatacagggtgggtcttggACAGTAACCTAGACAGACTGCTTGAGAGAAATGAACATAATAAAGATTCAACCTGGTGGACTCTGCAGGCTTAAaaaaaaggttccttctgttacAAACGCTCCGAAATCAAGATTTAATATCGGGTGATGCCTCATGTAGCTCTTTGTAATGCTTGAACTCTATATTTGGAATTGTGTCGATGAGGttatatcaatgaaaatttgaggAATATTTTGGCAAATGTCCATCAAAGTACTGGTCGACTGTTTTAATGTCTGTGGTGGGTCAGGTAAGTAGTGTTAATGCTGTGGCATTGCCTCTCCACatggtatgtacagggtgggcaaaatttgttatccactgaggggatctcgagaactatgaaATCTAGAAGAGAGCGGATGACAAATTTCCGAACTTTTTATCAGAGAAACAAaggatggtgaaaaccgtagcctcctgcGATCCATTGTTTTTGAGTcatcagcaaaaaatgagattttgacgaattcgaaaagttctcattacttttttgtcttcgaagttacggatctgaaacttgaaccttcttaggcccTTATATACTTAGAatctaagactcaccctgtgtatAAACTGTTTTTGTTCGTATTTCAAGTCTGATCCTTGATTAAGAGGGGAAAAACAGGAacgtttcaagtttttttcagtTTCTCATCCTCGATCTTGTTTCCTGGACATATTTTCAGCTGAAAACCCTTCTTGTGTGTCTCAGGTCGCGTGGTCCAAACCGAAGACGGCGGCATCCAGTACGAGAGCAGATCCGAGCAGGACGTGCCGCTCGAGACGCTCAACCTTACGGAGAAGCAGCGCTTCATGGACGGCGAGAAGGACGTGGCCATCATATCTGAGGCCGCATCCAGCGGCATATCGCTGCAGAGCGACAGACGCGCCAAGAACCAGAGGCGGCGCGTCCACATCACCCTCGAGCTACCCTGGTCCGCCGACAGGGCGATACAGCAGTTCGGCCGGACGCACCGGAGTAACCAGGTCAACGCGCCCGAGTACATCTTCCTCATATCCGATCTAGCCGGGGAGAGGAGGTGAGTTGATGCCCGAAGCTCCGCGCGTGCGTTTTTACGATTTTTTTCTACTGCGCAGGTTCGCGTCGATAGTGGCCAAACGTCTGGAGAGCCTGGGCGCGCTGACGCACGGCGACCGTCGCGCCACCGAGACCAGGGACCTGAGCCAGTTCAACATCGACAACAAGTACGGCAGGTCGGCGCTGGAGGCCACCATGAAGGCGGTGATGGGCTACGACGCGCCGGTCGTGCCCCCGCCCAAGGACTACAAGGGCGACTTCTTCAAGGACGTGGCCGCGGCCCTGGTGGGCGTCGGACTGATCGTCAACAGCGAATCGATGCCGGGCGTGCTCTCTCTCGACAAGGACTACAACAACATGTCCAAGTTCCTCAACAGGATACTGGGGATGCCGGTGGAGCTCCAGAACAGGCTGTTTAAGTGAGtgattcttagcctactatggaaccaaacgaaatttcaaggtcaaaatgttgtattactcaacatattctactcttaattggatatatttattacagcgaacctgcaacgtctctagaccttttaaaaaaattttttcttctggctctgcaaaccagatcttcactgcttttattacctcctcgttggaaaaaaattctcgaccttttaaactttttttcagttgaggaaagagatgatagtcggatggagccaaatctggtgaatgaggggggtgttctagtaattcaaaccctacatcacgaattttttgcatggcaacatgagatttgtgtgcaggggcgttgtcctgcaaaaacaaaacacctttggatagctttccgcgtcttttctctttaattttttcccttagagtggtcggtaatgtcgaatagtaatctccggttattgttctaaccttatccaaaaaatcgatcGTGATTACTccgtggcaatcccaaaaaactgaagcaagaacttttccagcagatttttggacacttgacttcttaggtcttggagaaccagagtgtcgccattccatcgactgttgctttgtttctggatcgtagaaatgtacccaagtctcgtccatagtaacaattcggtttaagaagtctacatcgttttcaaatcgagcacagatcgaacgcgatgcttctacccttgcacgcttttggtcgacATTCAAacgtttggggatccattttgcagcaagatttctcatgtccaaattgacgtgaactgtatgatgaaggcgttcgtatgaaatattcagtgctacagatatccgttttagcccaattcgacggtctgataaaatcatttcatgaactgcatcgatattttcgggaactgacacagaaactggccttcccgatcggtcatcatcttcaatggaaaatttaccacttttgaagcttgcagtccgatttttcacggtcgcatacgaaggacattgatcaccaagggtattaagcatatcttcgtaaatctgctaacctcttaacccttttaaaaatacaggtacctgatgatggctcgatactccaatttttcgattttcacaatttcggtgcacatcttctttcttttaatttattgcgtaactctggttctcttttttaacctcaaacttcacactgacacttctaatgagttattgttcgttgctacggcaacgcaatattttttttacgcatggaactggtctaggctaactagatatcgatacatcctcgtaaatcgAGATTTGAGCTAACtttaatcgttttttttttaggtatTTCACTGATACGCTCAGCGCCATAATCATCCAAGCCAAGAGGAGCGGCAGGTTCGATCTAGGTACGTTTTTTCACTCCGGGGATCCCGAACAGaatacattttcattttttcccgaAGGTATATTGGACCTGGGCGCCGGGGGCGAGGTGGTGAAGCGCGTCAGGACGGTGACGTTCCTGCGGAAGCACGCGACGGGCACGGCGCCGACGGAGCTGCACACGGTGCACGTGGAGCGGGGCATGTCGTGGCCGGAGGCGTTGGAGAAGCTGTCCGAGACCACGGGCGAGAACGAGGGTTTCTACGTGTCGCACCAGGTGCGGAACGCGAAGCACACCGCGATACTGGCGATGGAGGCGGACGGGGGCTCGAAGAAGAAGCTGGAGTCGAAGAAGGAGCAGATGTTCTCGGTGTACAGGCCCAATACGGGGCTGCAGTTCAGGCAGGAGAGCCTGGCCGAGCTGGAGAAGAAGTACAAGAAGGTGGGTGCGCGGTTTCGGCCGTAtatcgaaaatatacagggggaggctttgactcgtacgaatatctTAACAGTAGGACGAAAGAAACATAATGAGCTCCTGGAGAAACAAATTcccccttcagaataacaagctaaatctatgacactacacatctgtggatctttcaaacagagttgcattcataTCAAATAAACCGTATTTTTCCAGGTGGAATCCAGCGAGGCAGAGAAACCGTGGACCGAACAGTACGACTCGTCGGTGAACACCTGTTCGCACGCGTATTGGCGAGGAAACTGCAGGATGGTCAACCTGGGACAGGACTGCGAGGTCGGTCTCAGGAGGAGGACGTACAACGTCGTCTCCGGCTCCGTCCTGTCGGTGTGGAGCAGGGTGGAGGGCGTATTGGCCAGCAAGAACGGCACGCACAACAACAAGATGCAAGTTATTCGATTGAGAACCAAAGATGATTTGAAGATCGTAGGTAGGTACAGGAAAAtccgataaaaaatcgtttttttcaACCTGATTTTTTATTACCAGGTACGTTGATACCTAAGAATTGTGTTGACGCACTGATCGAGGCGCTGTCGTCGGACGCCGAGAAGGTGGACGAGCAGAAATTCCCGTAATAAAGTCTGCAAGAAACGGATTTAAACAGGGCTGCAAGTATTACTactcaaacaaacaaaaaaaatggtGACAGTTATTAACGAAACGTTCGTTGAGAACAGTAACTGTATAAAATAATGTAGAACTGAATGATTGATATTCGTTTTCAttttagatgaaaaaaaaatcgaagttccaaaaaataattccaagaaattatcgattaaacaaaaaaaaaatgagaaaaatctgTGACATAGTTATTTTAGGTAATGTCTAATGTATTTATATAAACGTAgatttttaatgattttttcttATATCAAAATACACAGGTTCGATGATAAGGACACCTaaacaccacacacacacaagTCAACACTCGTTGGTTTTTTTATTTGTAAAATATATAATTCACACCTTTTACAACGGAAACTGAGCTTGTTACACCAGTGGAGTCGTCGACGAATCTAATTTATTCCCTCTCGAAATTctagtgatttttttttaaggtggCTATTTTCGCGAATGTTGCAAGTTCCTAAACACTTTTTCTGAAATGTATTTTGATATTACGAGAACAGCAGAGTAATCGTTTCACTGGTGTGTTCTAATTTCAGGCAAAATTTGCTTATATATCTTATGTATATTTGGATGTGTTCGAAGGCTAAATAAGCAGAAAAAGAAAAACGAAAATTACCCACAACCACATGTGTTTTATTTGAACCACTCTCACTGTTCGAtacaaaacgattttttttgtttcagtctTTCCTCTGGCTTCTAGTTTCCGACTTGCTGATCGCCTTTTTCACGTTTTTCACCAGGTATTCGACGTCCTCTTTGTAGCTTTCGGTGCAGTTGAACCTCTGCGTTATCTCCTGAAGTCGTTCTATGCcctctttcattttctttaTGTGGGTGGACATCACCTCGTCGTGGTTGCTGTCATCTTGAACAAAAAAAAGGTGTTTTCACGCGAATAAGGACCAAAGTGGTGACCTTAGTGTGGGTTTCGAGGCAGAGAAAGAATTGGAATCATGTAACGGTGATCAAATGGATGGATAGTTATTGGTATGGTTGGTTTTGTTGGGGGGATGGGATGCTCAGTGTGGTTTTATGCTTGCAATTTCAATATCTAGAGCGAGAATTCTTGGAGGAGGCGACATAATCACCCTGGCCCTTACCTGTCTGAGTGCATGCTGcctttgtacagggtgggcaaaattcgttgtctactgagggtatctcgagaactataagagctagaagacaatggatgacacatttctgagctatgtagaatgtaacatttgtttttcgatttaaCTGAAACTTCACAAAATAAAGCACCAATTCAAAGCCAAacaatgagttttcacttatagcTTGAAAAGAAGATGCAGAGTTGGCCATTTTCCATCTTTTGAAAGttctggtcggaaacgtgccattttTCCTCAGCTTTCACAATTACAGAGctaccattcaatcccatcgaatattgcccaccctgtacacctaGCTGGCTGTGAAGACAAGAGTTTAAAGTCTTGAAACAGGGACAATGGTGTAATAGTGGACAGTTTAGTTGGCACAAATGGTGGAGGATTTCAATGCATCTCTCTTCCACAGAGGGAATCATCTCTCAGCATCTACAAAGACAGAAAAGCGCACCTTGCTAAACAATGTTCGGAATGTTTCAACCTTTGTCACTTAAAAAAGCCAGTGGCAGGCGTTTCAAAGACTGTTAAGGATCCTAAATGGCGACAATAAGCTGAAAAGATCTGTGGGTGGATGGGGTGTTGCATCTTACTTCTCTGGATGTCCCTCAAGTCGCTAGCTGTCAGCGCCGGATGAGGTTTGCGCGAATTCTTCAGCAGCTTGCTCAGGTCCGTGTGCGAAGACCTCCTCTCGACCTCCATGGAGGTGATCAAGGCGTCCAGAACTTCCGTTTTCTCCTCAGGCCTGGGTATCGTCAGGATCCTGGACCGCTTGCGATTGACGGCCTTCAGCACCTGCGAAGATGGACGCTCCAGGTGCAGGTCGATGCCCTTGGACGGCCTCTCCAGGACGTGGATCTTGGTGGTGTAGTTCTTCCTGGTCCTCCTGACGGACTCGTTGTATGCGTAATCGTTGGCGCTGATGCCGCTCTCCTTCCCGACCATGTCGATGTAGTTTTGCACTAGGGTTGAAATACCGCGTAACATCGTTTTTGCCACCCTTTAATCTGCGTGAAAGCGAACTCACCGTGAAATTTATCCATTTGGCGCTTCTCTGACACTAGACTGAcaattttgattgatttttagttGGCGAGAGCGAAAAATGATTGATAATTAGTGAAAATCGTGAcagttctttaaaaaaaaaataattccaaaGCTTCTGCGCTCATACTGTAACAGATCTGTAGTAAAAGACACATAATAGCTAAAAATAATCTTTATTTCAACATAACTTCATAAATTAAACGTTTGCCTCTCAACTATGCTAAGATTGTTACAAAAAACAGTCAAAATTCATATCAAATATTTATACAACTTGGCGAAACTAAAGCTTTCTCTTCTCTCCAACAGAAAAGAAACTAGAGGTCACTTCTTTCCTCCTAAAAGTAAAACGCAATTAAATCTCGTAACTCGGAGCAAAATCTCTACCCTCTCACCTTTTTTGCCTCCCTTTGTCGCTTGTGGCTT includes:
- the LOC123319844 gene encoding uncharacterized protein LOC123319844 isoform X1, which codes for MLRGISTLVQNYIDMVGKESGISANDYAYNESVRRTRKNYTTKIHVLERPSKGIDLHLERPSSQVLKAVNRKRSRILTIPRPEEKTEVLDALITSMEVERRSSHTDLSKLLKNSRKPHPALTASDLRDIQRNDSNHDEVMSTHIKKMKEGIERLQEITQRFNCTESYKEDVEYLVKNVKKAISKSETRSQRKD
- the LOC123319844 gene encoding uncharacterized protein LOC123319844 isoform X2, with the translated sequence MDKFHVQNYIDMVGKESGISANDYAYNESVRRTRKNYTTKIHVLERPSKGIDLHLERPSSQVLKAVNRKRSRILTIPRPEEKTEVLDALITSMEVERRSSHTDLSKLLKNSRKPHPALTASDLRDIQRNDSNHDEVMSTHIKKMKEGIERLQEITQRFNCTESYKEDVEYLVKNVKKAISKSETRSQRKD